The DNA sequence ATTAGCGGACTCGGATTCTCGTAGCCATACCAGCCGTTCTCCGCGTAACTCGCCATGTCAGAGAGGAACCACAGCATCGCGGCGTAGTCCTCCGGACTGGCCGTTTCGTCGACGACTTCGTCAGTCGCAGGTCGGTACGTGCCGACGAGTCGCATGTCGTCTTCGTCGTCGGGGTTCTTGCGCAGGTGTCCGTTCTGGAGCGCGTACTTGATTCCCATCTGGGTGGCGGTCCCGAGGAACTGCGGCCGGTCCTTCGACGCGACCGGGGCGAGGTTGAACTCGTGCTCGAAGCTCTTCGCCCACGTGACACCCTTGAGGTGGGTCCATCCCAACGATGCCGGGCTTATCACCTGCGACGACTGGTCCGTATCCCACTGCGTGGTACTCGCGTCGGGCCGGTATCGGCCGCGATTCCGGATGCGGAGTGGAATCTTCGGTTCCTTCTGGAAGTGGGGGTCGCCGGTCGTGAACGGCGCGACGTTGATGTGGGGGTTCTTCGTCGGGAGTTCGTCCGCCCGAGGTGTGTTCTTCAGAATCCCTCTCTTCCGCTTCGCGAGCATCGCCCGCTGCATCATTCCCTTCATCCTCGCCTTCATCTTCTGGGGCAGCGAGTCGAACTGCGCTTCGTGCAGCGGGAACCGGATGCCGTTCCCGCTCATCTGGAAGATGCTGTTCATGTTGAACAGCGAGTACCAGTAGGCGTCGTTGGTGGCGTCGAACCAATCGTACCGCAGGCTGGACACCTCGCTCTCCTCGGGCGGCACTACTTTGTAGATAGTTCCCTCGCGTTTCTTCTGCGTATTGAGCGTGCGACTCGTGAGGACGTACAGTTCACCGTCGTGGTCGCGCCCCAGCGTGAAGAGGTAGCCGTCGAGGACGTTCGCTTCCAGTCCCTCAATATCGACCGATTGCAGCTCCCACCGGTCGCTTCCGTCGTCCGAGGCTGTTGCGGCGAACAGTCGCGCCCGCGGCGCGTCGTACTTCTTGCTCAGGTCGCCGAAGACGTAGCTTCCCTGAAGTTCGGGGAGGTCGTCGCCCTCGTAGACGTAGCCACCGGTGACTGCCGACCCGACGAACGCACCGACCTCCGTGACACCCTCGATGTGGGGATACTCGACGATAGGGTCGACGAGTTCCTCACCGCGGTCGTTCACGTCCGGACAGTCGTCCGCCGGACGCCACTGGTTCTCCGGGTCGAAGCAGTGGCTCCCCTCCTTGACGTTCCAGCCGTAGTTCTTGCCCTTCTCGACGAGGTTCACCCACTCGAAGAGGTGTTCACCTACGTCGGCGACGAACAGACGGCCCTCGCTGTCGAACGATAGCCGCCACGGGTTTCGCAACCCCCACGCGTACAGTTCGTCGATTCCGTCCTCGCCGACCAGCGGATTGTCGTCCGGAATCGCGTACGGATTGGTCCCTTCTTGGCCGTCGACGTCGATGCGCATGATACTCCCCATCCCGCTCTCGGTGATGTCTTGGCCGTTCCCGCCTTCGACGTGGCCTTTGCCCGTATCTCCGGTGTTACCGCCGTCGCCCATCCCCACGTACAGATATCCGTCCGGGCCGAACGCGATTTGACCCGCGTTGTGGTGCGCGCCGGGATGGGGCATCCGCATGACGAGTCGTTCCGACTCGGCGTCCGCGCGCTCACCGTTCTCGGTCGCTCGGAACTCCGAGAGCATCCCGGTGTGGTTCCAGCCCTCGGGCGTCCGCTCTTGGGGCGGCGCACTGTACCGGACGTAGAACTTCCGATTCTGGTCGTAGTCCGGGTGAAACGCGATGCCCAGAAGGCCCCGCTCGTCGTGCCCGTAGTACAACTCGACGACGCGGTCACGGATGTCCAAAAATGGCTCGTCCCGCAAATCGCCGTCCTTTAACACGCGGACGACACCGGGCTGGTCGAGGACGTACTTCCGCGTCGTCTCCCCCGGTGCGACCGCGAAGTCGGTCGGTGCGAACGAGCCTTCGGCGACCTTTCGAAGCCCGATTTCGGGCGACTGTGAACTGATAGGTCCGCTCTCGGAGTTTGATTCGTCTGTTGCCACGTTCCCCACCCTCCACGAAGTACGCCAGCATCTGACGATTAATGCTTTGGCCACTATCGGGAGGAATTTGGTTGGATTCTGACCGTTCTACCGACGACAGCTTCAGGAAATAATCAGACCACTAACGTTCCCAGTCGATGAGTGATACCACGGTACCGTGTCGAGTACGTGGCGAATCAGGTCGGCACCGTAGCGTCCGAACTGATTCACATCTCCTTGCCGTGTTCCTCGCGTGCGTGTTCTTCGAGTTCTTCTTGGTCGTCGAACGTTGCACCGCACAAGTCGCACTCGTATTCGTCTGCCATGCGCGACCGCGTACCATACTTGAATGCTTAATAGTAGTGGCAGACGGCTTCTGAATCGAGAGTGCAAGCATTTCGAACGACCGCGGCACGTTTTTTACGAGACCCTCTCGTACCCTGTTCGGAGAGTCAATGACCGACTACGACTTGCTAGTTATCGGTGGGGGAGCGGGGAGTAATCTCGCTACGGCCGCGACACGACGCGGACGGGACGTAGGTCTCGTCGAGAGGAGACCGATGAGCGGGACGTGCCTGACCCGCGGTTGCGACCAGTCGAAGACGCCGTTGCATCGGGCCGGCGTCGCGGAGACGATTCACAGCCATCCCGCACTGAGCGAAGTCGTGCAGGGAGCTATCGAAGCCGTCTCGGAGTAAGGAGATGAACGAGTATCCACCCATCGAGGACCACGGTCTCGTCGGCGACCTCAAGACGTGCGCGCTCGTCAGTCTCGACGGAACCGTCGACTGGTGTCCGTTTCCCGGCGTCGAATCGCCCTCCGTCTTCGCTGGTATTCTCGACGCCGAACGAGGCGGTCACTTCACGGTCGCCCCGGAAGAGGAGGAGTTCGACGCCGAGCAGGCCTACATCGACCGGACGAACGTCCTGCAGACGACGTTCACGACCGGGCGGGGCGAGATACGACTCACGGACTTCATGGTCCCCACGAAAGGTGATATCGGTGCAGACGGCGAGCGCGCGCTCTATCGGAAAGTGGAGGGTCGTGACGGGACGGTCCCTATCGACATGGCGTTCCGACCCCAGTTCGATTACGGTCGAGCGGAAACGACGATAACCGCCCGAGACGAGAGTGTTATCGCAACCGCTGGCGAGACGACGACCGAGTAACGCTCTCGTCGTCGCTGGATTTCGAAGTGGAGGACGCCGAAGCCACTGCAACGGCGTCTCTCACCCCGGCGGACGCTTACTGGTTCGTTACGCGGTACGACCCGGACGCGGAGGCGAGTTACGTCCCTCCCGACCAAGTACAGGAGAACACGGTCGAGTTCTGGCACGACTGGGTCCACACCTGCGACATCGCGGAGTGCATCTTCGAAGGCGCGTGGCACGACCTCGCAGTTCGGTCGGGACTGGCGCTCAAACTTCTCACTCACGAGGAGACCGGTGCCATCTGCGCCGCGCCGACGACCTCGCTTCCGGAGGACGTCGGCGGCGTGCGAAACTGGGACTACCGGTACAATTGGATTCGAGACGCGGCGTTCACGGTACAAGCGTTGGCCAACCTCGGCCACACCTACGAAGCGATGCGCTACGTCAACTGGTTTCTGGAACGGTGTCACGCCGGCGAACCCGCCGAGATACAACCGCTGTACGGACTTCACGGCGAGACCGAACTGACCGAGGAGGAACTCGACCACCTCGACGGCTATCGGGGGTCGAAGCCGGTT is a window from the Halorussus sp. MSC15.2 genome containing:
- a CDS encoding PQQ-dependent sugar dehydrogenase; the protein is MATDESNSESGPISSQSPEIGLRKVAEGSFAPTDFAVAPGETTRKYVLDQPGVVRVLKDGDLRDEPFLDIRDRVVELYYGHDERGLLGIAFHPDYDQNRKFYVRYSAPPQERTPEGWNHTGMLSEFRATENGERADAESERLVMRMPHPGAHHNAGQIAFGPDGYLYVGMGDGGNTGDTGKGHVEGGNGQDITESGMGSIMRIDVDGQEGTNPYAIPDDNPLVGEDGIDELYAWGLRNPWRLSFDSEGRLFVADVGEHLFEWVNLVEKGKNYGWNVKEGSHCFDPENQWRPADDCPDVNDRGEELVDPIVEYPHIEGVTEVGAFVGSAVTGGYVYEGDDLPELQGSYVFGDLSKKYDAPRARLFAATASDDGSDRWELQSVDIEGLEANVLDGYLFTLGRDHDGELYVLTSRTLNTQKKREGTIYKVVPPEESEVSSLRYDWFDATNDAYWYSLFNMNSIFQMSGNGIRFPLHEAQFDSLPQKMKARMKGMMQRAMLAKRKRGILKNTPRADELPTKNPHINVAPFTTGDPHFQKEPKIPLRIRNRGRYRPDASTTQWDTDQSSQVISPASLGWTHLKGVTWAKSFEHEFNLAPVASKDRPQFLGTATQMGIKYALQNGHLRKNPDDEDDMRLVGTYRPATDEVVDETASPEDYAAMLWFLSDMASYAENGWYGYENPSPLIEVGEIRRLTDRMADATFEEYPPERILDAGTARDLGVMLGATGWYGTHAGNAEMETKASDYANDLADVVESNLAGDGRVETDSSHQAATQGVVGQGLLWASQIDGVGRSDAAESALSYLLEELWDEAAGTFATERGATTYTVTPRHAGDITGGLNAADAVLGLDGVKQKFATHFNNTFNRGRLQRSTRWQAYRPEGEYPLPLSPDAEGEYGQAAVYNAEVEYDTETDKWRVTDDSFDTAGALYLSNQDLWISIWGGEEFPGRGVPGRTDRLERWEQTRVEGYTPPQSE
- a CDS encoding C2H2-type zinc finger protein, which gives rise to MADEYECDLCGATFDDQEELEEHAREEHGKEM
- a CDS encoding trehalase-like domain-containing protein; translated protein: MNEYPPIEDHGLVGDLKTCALVSLDGTVDWCPFPGVESPSVFAGILDAERGGHFTVAPEEEEFDAEQAYIDRTNVLQTTFTTGRGEIRLTDFMVPTKGDIGADGERALYRKVEGRDGTVPIDMAFRPQFDYGRAETTITARDESVIATAGETTTE